The Candidatus Melainabacteria bacterium RIFOXYA2_FULL_32_9 DNA window GGATGTGTTGGTGGTGTTGCAGGTTTAATTTATGCAGATCACTTTATGAAAGCCTATCCCGACAAGAACGTAGCAGTTATTTCAGTTGAAATACCAAGTATTACGTTTCAATATAATGATTTTTCTATAGATAATATTGTGGGATCAGCTGTTTTTGCCGATGGAGCAGCTTGTGCAATTCTTGGTCCAACTAATAAATTTGCGCCGGAAATAATTGATACTCAAATGTATCATTTTCCAGATACAACGGATATTCTTGGATTTGATCTTACAAATAGTGGATTTAAAGTCGTTTTAAGTGAAAAAGTGCCCAATAAAATTATCGAGCACTTTGAAAATATTACAGTTCCTTTCCTTGAAAGAAATAATCTAACTCTAAAAGATATTGATAACTTTATATTTCACCCGGGAGGGAAAAAAATAACTTTAATGTTAGAAGATTTACTGGATAAATTTGGCAAGAAAATTACCGAATCAAAAGAAATTATGAGATTTCACGGAAATATGTCCAGTGCAACTGTATTATTTATCTTAGAAAGATTTTTGCAAGAAGACATAAATACAACTAAATATGGGCTTATGCTAGGTTTTGGGCCTGGTTTTACAGCACAAACCATTCTTTTAAAATGGTATTAACTTTACACCGTTAATAATGTGTTTATTTCAGGAATAGTAGTTCTAAGAAGAGTCACAATAGTATTTATTTGTTGGTTTACTGATGTTAACTGGTTAATTTGCGGCGCAACACTTCTAATTAACGTTGCTATTTCAGGATTAATTCTTAATAATGTTGAAATATTCTGAGCATTATTAGTAAGAACCAATATAACAGTACTTAAATCCTGATTTGATAATCTTAAATTAGCTAATTGATTATAATTGTTGATAAAGAAGGTTTGAGCAGCCTGCAATTGCTGAGGACTTAATCCTATTCTAAGTGTTGATGGATCAACATCAAAATATGAAAGAACAGCATTTATTTGATCTTGTGAAAGAGTAAGATTTGGAATTACATTAATGTAATTGGTTATAAATGAACGAATAAGTTCCAATTGTTGTTGAGTAGTGCCTAGATTTACAGTAGGAATTGTGTTTAGAGTGTTTCTAACTATATCCGGTATTTTTGGTATCCCAAAAGCTTGATTATTTTGGGCTTGAGCCTGATTTAGAGATATTCCAGCTGTAATTATAATAAGTAAACCTGCTTTTGTCATAACTTTTACTAAGCAGGCTGGGTTTATTCTGGATTTTGTCATAAAATATTCTCCTTTTATTAGCCTTAATTTTCAAATTTTTAATGTTGCTCAGGTAAATTTCAACGCACAAAAGGCTAATAAAAAGGGTTCTTACGGGTTATATTTTAAAATCATTTATAATTTTATATTAAATTCCAGACCATTTGATAAGCAAAAGGTTCTTGTCTTTTGATTCTTTTAAAATCTTTAGTTACTTTTTCCACACATAAAGCGCAAACCAGCTTATCTTCTATTTCGATCAATAATTTTTTAATTTCATTTTTCTTGTCATGTTTATAGTCTGTAATTAATGTAACGTACTCTATATTCATAAAATTCCCTCAAATACTCCTTAGATAAGATAACAATATCAATATGGATTTGCAGGGGCAAATTTGTTAAGAAAAGATTATTTGCTGGTTATAAGAAGTGCCAAAGGCACATATATAAGGTTGAAATAGTTAAAGACTTTAATAGTGTGACTGAGTCACCTACAAAAATACCTATTGGATTTTTCATCAAAATCCATAAGTATTTTTTACGCTGTCCTTAGTAAATACTGGTTTTAAACCAACTCTTAGTAACTAGAGTTTTTAGCTGTTTAAATCAGAAAACAATGGGACAATATTCTGAAATTCTTTAATTACAATAAGAATAATCTTGCATAAAATAATTAATCTAGTGGATGCAGTTAAATGACTTAATTTGTTTTATATTTATATGTGATATAAAGGTATTTAAATTTTTAAGCATAAGAAATATGATAAAAAAGGTTATTAAATTTACACTTATAGTATTAGTTATAGGTTTTTTGTCCAATATAATTACTTTTTCAGCAAATAAACCTTTAGTTAAGCTTGGGAATTTTGAGACAAAGCCAGGAAGTCTATTTTTTAGCAGTGAAAGTTTTAATGTATTATCAGAATTCAATCTATTAATTCTAATAAATAATATCGATTCAGGTTTATTATCTGTTAAAAATACGTTAAACTCGATATTTTATCCTGGTAACAATTTTAAAATCGTTATTGATCCAGGACATGGGGGAGTTGATCCTGGGACAACCCAGGGTGGTATTTATGAAAAGGATATAAATCTTTCCGTTGCTAAAAAATTAAAAAACCACTTGGTAAAACAGGGTTTTCAGATTGTTATGACAAGAGAAGATGATAGAACTCTCTCGTTAAAACGAAGGGTGAGTATTGCTAAATCTGAAAAGCCTGATATGTTCATAAGTATTCATGCAAATTCATCCTGGGATAGAAGTCTGGAAGGCGTTGAGATTTATTGGAATACGTTTCAAAGTAAGCACCTTGCAGAAAGAGTGGAAAAAAGTTTTATAAATATGGCATTAGCTGATAGTAATATAATGACTTTAAGATCCAGATATTATGTAATTCGTAATGCTAATTTTCCTGCAATACTTGTTGAAATTGGATATATGTCAAATGAAAATGAGAGATATAAGCTTTTAAGCAAGAAAAAGCAAAATATAATAGCAAAAGCAATTGGAAAAGGAATTTTACAATATTTTAACAGTAAGAAGGATACTACTAGCAGTTAACACATTATTTATAATGCTTGCTTAGAATTATTTAATGATTAGTAATAGATTTCCAATATTTGCAGTTTTCAGTACTTATAAAACTTTGAAAATCGTTAAAACTGTCATTACGAGGAAGCAGCAAAGCTGCACCATTAAAGTCTATAATCATAGTTTTAATACTAAGATTGATGAATTTAAAAAGGTGACTGTGTCACCGTGGTAATCTTTCCGATGTTCAACAGATAGATTGCCACGCCTGCGTTGCAGGCTCGCAATGACATGTTTATATTATTGATACATGTTCATATTTTCTAAGCAAGCACCTTATTTATATAATTTTATTCTGGCTAAATATGTTATATTTCTGGTTAAATATCTCTATTTTTTCTAAAACTATATTTGGGGAGATATTCAAGCAAGGAGGTGTTATATCATTTTCTTTGATATTAGCGAATTTGCAGTTCCAGTTGCACTGGAAGCAATTCATAGGTTTATAGATACATTCAACGATGTCACTAAAATCATCCCAGGGTAA harbors:
- a CDS encoding 3-oxoacyl-ACP reductase, producing MIHKIISVATATPDYRYKSEEIIEYVRKWVKNQPELYQKKIIKIFEGAQIDQKYSILPIDQIFSPMSLEEKNRHYINSAINLGTKVLDKSLKKAGLQAEDIDYIITTSCTGYMIPSFDAYLINNFKFKQNVHRLPVTEMGCVGGVAGLIYADHFMKAYPDKNVAVISVEIPSITFQYNDFSIDNIVGSAVFADGAACAILGPTNKFAPEIIDTQMYHFPDTTDILGFDLTNSGFKVVLSEKVPNKIIEHFENITVPFLERNNLTLKDIDNFIFHPGGKKITLMLEDLLDKFGKKITESKEIMRFHGNMSSATVLFILERFLQEDINTTKYGLMLGFGPGFTAQTILLKWY